A genomic region of Rhizobium indicum contains the following coding sequences:
- a CDS encoding ABC-F family ATP-binding cassette domain-containing protein has protein sequence MIRIENISKQLSHRILFIEASAALNRGEKIGLVGPNGAGKTTIFRMINGEEQPDEGQVSCEKGVTIGYFNQDVGEMAGHSAVAEVMNGAGPVSIVAGELRDLEAAMADPEQADNMEEIIERYGEVQARYEELDGYALEGRAREVLAGLSFSQEMMDGDVGALSGGWKMRVALARILLMRPDVMLLDEPSNHLDLESLIWLEEFLKGYEGALLMTSHDREFMNRIVTKIIEIDGGALTTYSGDYEFYEQQRAQNEKQQQAQFERQQAMLAKEIKFIERFKARASHASQVQSRVKKLEKIDRVEPPKRRQSVAFDFQPAPRSGEDVVSLKGVHKKYGSRSIYEGFDFVVRRRERWCIMGINGAGKSTLLKLVTGTAQPDEGSVALGASVKMGYFAQHAMDILDGEHTVFQSLEHQFPQAGQGPLRALAGCFGFSGDDVEKRCRVLSGGEKARLVMAIMLFDPPNLLVLDEPTNHLDLDTKEMLIKALSQYEGTMLFVSHDRHFLAALSNRVLELTPEGVHQYGGGYTEYVARTGHEAPGLRS, from the coding sequence ATGATCCGTATCGAAAATATCAGTAAGCAGCTAAGCCACCGCATCCTCTTCATCGAGGCGTCCGCAGCGCTCAACAGAGGTGAGAAGATCGGTCTCGTCGGCCCGAACGGTGCCGGTAAGACGACGATCTTCCGGATGATCAATGGCGAAGAGCAGCCCGATGAAGGCCAGGTCTCCTGTGAGAAGGGCGTCACCATCGGTTACTTCAATCAGGACGTCGGCGAGATGGCCGGCCACAGCGCCGTCGCCGAGGTGATGAACGGCGCCGGGCCGGTCAGCATTGTTGCCGGCGAATTGCGCGATCTGGAGGCGGCCATGGCTGATCCCGAACAGGCCGACAACATGGAAGAGATCATCGAGCGCTACGGCGAGGTACAGGCGCGCTACGAGGAGCTGGACGGTTATGCGCTCGAGGGGCGCGCCCGCGAAGTGCTCGCGGGCCTCAGCTTCAGCCAGGAGATGATGGATGGCGATGTCGGCGCGCTGTCGGGCGGCTGGAAGATGCGCGTGGCACTTGCCCGCATCCTGCTCATGCGCCCCGATGTCATGCTGCTCGATGAGCCGAGCAACCATCTGGATCTGGAAAGCCTGATCTGGCTGGAGGAATTCCTGAAGGGTTATGAAGGCGCGCTGCTGATGACCTCGCACGACCGCGAGTTCATGAATCGCATCGTCACCAAGATCATCGAGATCGACGGCGGCGCCTTGACGACCTATTCCGGCGACTATGAATTCTACGAGCAGCAGCGGGCGCAGAACGAGAAGCAGCAGCAGGCCCAGTTCGAGCGCCAGCAGGCGATGCTCGCCAAGGAAATCAAGTTCATCGAGCGCTTCAAGGCACGCGCCTCGCATGCCTCGCAGGTGCAGAGCCGGGTGAAGAAGCTGGAGAAGATCGACCGGGTGGAGCCGCCCAAGCGCCGCCAGTCGGTCGCCTTCGATTTCCAGCCCGCACCGCGCTCCGGCGAGGACGTGGTCAGCCTGAAGGGCGTCCACAAGAAATACGGCAGCCGAAGCATCTATGAGGGGTTCGACTTCGTCGTGCGGCGCCGGGAGCGCTGGTGCATCATGGGCATCAACGGCGCCGGCAAATCGACGCTGCTGAAACTGGTCACGGGCACCGCCCAGCCTGACGAAGGCAGCGTCGCTCTCGGCGCCAGCGTCAAGATGGGCTATTTCGCCCAGCACGCCATGGATATTCTCGACGGCGAGCACACCGTCTTCCAATCGTTGGAGCACCAGTTTCCCCAGGCCGGGCAGGGGCCTTTGCGCGCGCTGGCCGGATGCTTCGGTTTCTCCGGCGACGATGTCGAGAAGCGGTGCCGGGTCCTGTCAGGCGGCGAGAAGGCGCGGCTGGTCATGGCGATCATGCTGTTCGACCCGCCGAACCTGCTGGTGCTCGACGAACCGACGAACCATCTCGACCTCGACACCAAGGAAATGCTGATCAAGGCACTGTCGCAATATGAGGGCACGATGCTGTTCGTTTCGCACGATCGGCATTTCCTGGCAGCACTCTCCAACCGGGTGCTGGAGCTGACGCCCGAGGGTGTCCA
- the uxuA gene encoding mannonate dehydratase produces the protein MRQGWRWFGPEAPVTLDDVRQTGATNIVSSLHQVPIGRAWTEKEVRERQALIETTPGDRSPLVWSVVESIPIPDAVKRKGGEAKAEIEAWIASLEAVAACGIPIVCYNFMPVVDWTRTELDFVTPTGATAMRFDHERFAAFDLFILERPDAAQHYSSEDRERARIVFEAMTDDEIADITRIITSALPGSTTEPLTIPAFREKLVAYSGIDAARLRRHLIEFLEAVTPAAEARGVKLTLHPDDPPRSLFGLPRIASTADDYAALFDAVPSAANGMCYCTGSLGVRAENDLPAIARRFASRIHFAHLRATTREGDGRTFHESAHLEGDVDMVAVLSELVAEDRRRSPEDTIVFRSDHGHRMLDDLDKVVTPGYPAIGRMRGLAELRGILHALGAPPN, from the coding sequence ATGCGACAGGGTTGGAGATGGTTCGGACCGGAAGCGCCGGTGACGCTGGATGATGTCCGCCAGACGGGCGCGACGAATATCGTCTCTTCGCTGCATCAGGTGCCGATCGGCAGGGCCTGGACGGAGAAGGAAGTGCGCGAACGCCAGGCTCTGATCGAGACGACGCCCGGCGACCGCTCGCCGCTTGTCTGGTCGGTCGTCGAGAGCATCCCGATTCCCGATGCCGTCAAGCGCAAGGGCGGGGAGGCGAAGGCCGAAATCGAGGCGTGGATCGCCAGCCTCGAAGCGGTCGCCGCCTGCGGTATTCCGATCGTCTGCTATAATTTCATGCCGGTGGTGGACTGGACCCGCACCGAACTCGATTTCGTGACGCCGACCGGCGCCACCGCCATGCGCTTCGACCACGAGCGTTTTGCAGCTTTCGATCTCTTCATCCTGGAACGGCCGGATGCGGCGCAGCACTATTCTAGCGAAGACCGCGAACGAGCGCGTATCGTATTCGAAGCGATGACGGACGACGAGATCGCCGATATCACCCGCATCATCACCTCGGCTCTGCCGGGGTCGACCACCGAACCTCTGACCATTCCGGCTTTCCGCGAAAAGCTCGTCGCCTATAGTGGCATCGATGCCGCAAGACTGCGCCGGCACCTGATTGAATTCCTGGAGGCGGTGACGCCGGCTGCCGAAGCCCGGGGTGTCAAGCTGACGCTGCATCCCGATGATCCGCCGCGTTCGCTGTTCGGCCTGCCGCGAATCGCCTCGACGGCGGACGACTATGCCGCTCTCTTCGATGCGGTGCCATCGGCGGCGAACGGCATGTGTTATTGCACCGGCAGCCTCGGCGTGCGCGCCGAAAACGACCTGCCGGCGATCGCCCGACGCTTTGCCTCGCGCATCCACTTCGCCCATCTGCGTGCCACGACGCGCGAGGGTGACGGCCGGACATTCCATGAAAGCGCGCATCTGGAAGGCGACGTCGATATGGTCGCCGTTCTCAGCGAACTGGTCGCGGAAGACCGCCGCCGCAGTCCCGAAGACACCATCGTGTTCCGATCGGACCATGGCCATCGCATGCTCGACGACCTCGACAAGGTCGTCACACCAGGCTACCCGGCCATCGGCCGCATGCGCGGCCTCGCCGAACTGCGCGGCATCCTGCATGCGCTGGGCGCTCCGCCAAACTGA
- a CDS encoding DUF6665 family protein translates to MSVRPPQSFRQSEQDKNGFNVLEYELMSERADSLGRHGLKVEAALAALKAWTPDRQSAEDREKLLNEASDAVWAFFIQREICGLRNNRDAIQRYGIPNEVIARLGAMRK, encoded by the coding sequence ATGAGCGTTCGTCCGCCACAGTCCTTCAGACAATCCGAGCAGGATAAAAACGGCTTCAACGTCCTCGAATACGAGCTGATGTCGGAACGAGCCGATTCTCTCGGACGTCACGGGCTGAAGGTGGAGGCGGCACTTGCCGCTCTGAAGGCATGGACTCCCGACCGCCAAAGCGCCGAAGACCGCGAGAAGCTTCTCAACGAAGCGTCCGATGCCGTCTGGGCGTTCTTCATCCAGCGTGAGATCTGCGGGTTGCGGAACAACCGCGACGCCATTCAGCGCTACGGCATCCCGAACGAAGTGATCGCGAGATTGGGCGCAATGCGGAAATAA
- a CDS encoding DHA2 family efflux MFS transporter permease subunit: MPTIAATAIAVPQPKTGASTRDWIAVLAGMIGAFMAILNIQITNASLLDIEGGIGTGVDNGAWISTSYLIGEIVVIPLTAYFSNVFSFRRYILVNSVLFPLFSIACAFAHDLGTMIVLRGLQGFAGGVLIPMAFTMVLTKLPKSQQPLGLAIFALSVTFAPAIGPTIGGYLTENYGWQTIFFINAIPSAIMAVALALTLDKQPMQLGLLREGDWAGIFTMAIGLSALQTVLEEGNKEDWFSSPFIVKLSILAFAFLVAFIWIELTVKKPLVKLSLLRQRNFGIGVAVNVLVGVALFGTVYILPQYLGQVQRYNAEQIGNVLAWTGLPQLLLIPLVPMMMKRFDARYIGFLGISIFAISCFMNITLSADTAGDQFWIPNIIRAIGQALVLTPITAITTAGIAPSDAAAASGLTNMLRNLGGAVGTAMLGTVLTKREQFHSNIIGQSVTLGRDEVRTRLDQLTAYFVQHGVSDHAVAAQKAVVALGQVVKRQALILGFADTFAVIGVVLAVAAVALLLTQKPRAGGGAGAH; encoded by the coding sequence ATGCCCACCATCGCAGCAACAGCCATCGCCGTTCCGCAGCCGAAAACCGGCGCCAGCACCAGAGACTGGATCGCCGTTCTCGCCGGCATGATCGGTGCCTTCATGGCGATCCTCAACATCCAGATCACCAATGCCTCGCTTCTCGACATCGAGGGCGGCATCGGAACAGGCGTCGATAACGGCGCCTGGATCTCCACCTCCTATCTGATTGGCGAGATCGTCGTCATCCCGTTGACGGCCTATTTCAGCAACGTCTTCTCTTTCCGCCGCTATATCCTCGTCAATTCCGTCCTCTTTCCGCTGTTTTCGATCGCCTGCGCCTTCGCGCATGATCTCGGCACGATGATCGTGCTGCGCGGCCTGCAGGGCTTTGCCGGCGGCGTGCTGATCCCCATGGCTTTCACCATGGTGCTGACTAAGCTGCCGAAGTCGCAGCAGCCGCTCGGCCTGGCGATTTTCGCGCTCTCGGTGACCTTCGCACCGGCGATCGGCCCGACCATCGGCGGCTACCTCACCGAAAATTACGGCTGGCAGACGATCTTCTTCATCAATGCCATTCCAAGCGCCATCATGGCGGTCGCCCTTGCCCTGACGCTCGACAAGCAGCCGATGCAGCTCGGCCTGCTGAGGGAAGGCGACTGGGCGGGGATCTTCACCATGGCCATTGGTCTGTCGGCGCTGCAGACGGTGCTCGAGGAAGGCAATAAGGAGGACTGGTTCTCCTCGCCCTTCATCGTCAAGCTCAGTATCCTTGCCTTTGCCTTCCTCGTCGCCTTCATTTGGATCGAGCTCACGGTGAAGAAGCCGCTGGTCAAGCTCAGCCTGCTGAGGCAGCGCAATTTCGGCATCGGCGTTGCCGTCAACGTGCTGGTCGGCGTCGCCCTCTTCGGCACCGTCTACATCCTGCCGCAATATCTCGGCCAGGTGCAGCGCTACAATGCCGAGCAGATCGGCAACGTGCTGGCCTGGACCGGCCTGCCACAGCTGCTTTTGATCCCGCTTGTCCCGATGATGATGAAGCGCTTCGATGCGCGGTATATCGGCTTCCTCGGCATCTCGATCTTTGCGATCAGCTGCTTCATGAACATCACGTTGTCAGCCGATACCGCCGGTGACCAGTTCTGGATTCCGAACATCATCCGCGCCATCGGCCAGGCCCTGGTGCTGACGCCGATCACCGCCATCACCACCGCCGGCATCGCGCCTTCAGATGCGGCCGCTGCCTCGGGCCTGACCAACATGCTGCGCAATCTCGGCGGCGCCGTCGGCACGGCGATGCTCGGCACGGTGCTGACCAAACGCGAGCAGTTCCACTCGAACATCATCGGCCAGTCGGTAACGCTCGGCCGCGACGAAGTCCGCACCCGTCTCGACCAATTGACAGCCTACTTCGTGCAGCATGGTGTCTCCGACCATGCCGTCGCAGCCCAGAAGGCCGTCGTGGCGCTTGGCCAGGTCGTCAAACGCCAGGCCCTGATCCTCGGTTTTGCCGATACCTTCGCCGTCATCGGCGTGGTTCTTGCCGTTGCAGCCGTCGCCCTGCTGCTCACCCAAAAACCGCGGGCCGGCGGTGGCGCCGGCGCTCATTGA
- a CDS encoding O-antigen ligase family protein codes for MNYFRQLKMAVLYPGDEAGSALDRNNRIAVFLFAILPGLSPNFNSFILLASMVWGIYCLATGRLVLNLSKSDRLVAIGMSIYPLVMIASIFINPPYSEVPDWIFRLLPFFSIWLILPRMRQSPDGRLVPLFILGAGIGMIVTFLFSLLQIMFLMDRAEAGTSNAALLGVIGILFGGIALLNIQSPRSVEQRIAILGYAAGLGCVLLSGTRSAWLVIPVHIVIFLWYFRKHSFHLSLRSLAITSSLLLAGLITLGSGQILHRIQALQENLTSLERTDGEITSLSARFALYKGALSAISKDPLTGYGPQNRMASVLAELPDNIRPQLPYSHVHNGFLTAGIDAGVFGIAALSLMLLTPVIGAWRKEAGPGRDLAIALALLLVSSYVITGSFGIMFNQKALDPIFAYMVALICADRGSTGFAPVVRS; via the coding sequence GTGAATTATTTCAGACAACTCAAGATGGCAGTGCTTTATCCGGGGGACGAGGCCGGAAGCGCACTCGACCGAAACAACCGCATTGCCGTCTTTCTCTTTGCAATCCTTCCAGGGCTTTCGCCGAACTTTAACTCCTTCATCCTCCTCGCGTCGATGGTGTGGGGCATCTACTGTCTGGCGACGGGCCGCCTCGTCTTGAACCTCTCGAAATCCGACCGGCTGGTTGCCATTGGCATGTCGATCTACCCGCTGGTGATGATCGCCAGCATCTTCATCAATCCGCCCTACTCCGAAGTACCGGACTGGATATTCCGGCTCCTGCCTTTCTTTTCCATCTGGCTGATATTGCCGCGGATGCGGCAATCTCCCGATGGTCGTCTCGTGCCGCTCTTTATCCTCGGCGCAGGCATCGGCATGATCGTCACCTTTCTTTTCAGCCTTCTGCAGATCATGTTTCTGATGGACAGGGCAGAGGCTGGAACGTCGAACGCTGCACTCCTCGGCGTGATAGGCATTCTGTTCGGCGGCATTGCGCTTCTCAACATTCAATCTCCCAGAAGCGTGGAGCAAAGAATTGCGATATTGGGATATGCCGCGGGTCTAGGCTGCGTTCTGCTTTCCGGAACGCGCTCGGCCTGGCTGGTCATTCCCGTCCATATCGTCATCTTTCTCTGGTATTTTCGCAAACACAGCTTCCATCTGAGTTTGCGCAGCCTGGCTATTACCAGCTCCTTGCTGTTGGCGGGACTTATCACCCTGGGCAGCGGCCAGATCCTCCATCGCATCCAGGCGCTTCAGGAAAATCTGACATCGCTCGAACGCACCGACGGCGAGATCACGTCGCTGAGTGCCCGGTTCGCCTTGTACAAAGGCGCACTATCGGCAATTAGTAAGGACCCGTTGACGGGTTATGGCCCGCAAAACCGGATGGCTTCGGTTTTGGCAGAGCTTCCCGATAATATAAGGCCGCAACTGCCTTACTCGCATGTCCATAACGGCTTTCTGACCGCGGGAATCGACGCCGGCGTTTTCGGCATTGCAGCGCTTTCGCTGATGCTGCTGACGCCCGTGATCGGCGCGTGGAGAAAAGAAGCGGGACCGGGCCGGGATTTAGCGATCGCGCTCGCTCTTCTACTTGTCAGCAGCTACGTCATAACTGGCAGCTTTGGCATCATGTTCAATCAGAAAGCTTTGGATCCGATCTTCGCCTACATGGTTGCCCTTATTTGTGCGGATCGCGGCAGCACGGGCTTTGCACCAGTCGTTCGGAGCTGA
- a CDS encoding HlyD family secretion protein yields the protein MTIKSLHALNNNTAVENTAEAVPASLDAGQPPRVAEAAATVAEEKPTRGRGGRSLLLGATALVLIAAGAYYGHDYWTVGRFHISTDDAYVKADNSTIAPKVSGYLAEVLVMDNETVKVGQPLARIDDRDFKAALDQAKADVAAAEATVNAKQASLDIQQSTIAAARATVDVDRANETFAEQNNKRYSNLATSGYAPVQTAQQAAAQIAAAQASIVRDSASLDAAVKQVDLLNAELAQARAALARSQAVQHQAELNLSYATITAPVDGTVGNRTLRVGQYVQAGTQLMSVVPTTAAYVIANYKETQLTDVQAGQPVDIEVDMFPGRTYHGHVDSLAPASGQEFALLPPDNATGNFTKVVQRIPVKIVLDGDAAANGDLRPGMSVQPSIDTKNDRS from the coding sequence ATGACCATTAAGTCGCTGCATGCCTTGAACAACAATACTGCCGTCGAAAACACTGCCGAAGCCGTACCGGCAAGCCTGGACGCCGGCCAGCCGCCGCGCGTCGCGGAAGCTGCCGCCACCGTTGCCGAGGAAAAGCCCACGCGCGGGCGCGGCGGCCGCTCCCTGCTTCTCGGCGCCACCGCGCTGGTGCTGATCGCCGCCGGCGCCTATTACGGTCATGATTACTGGACGGTCGGCCGCTTCCATATCTCGACAGACGATGCCTATGTGAAGGCCGACAACAGCACCATCGCCCCCAAGGTTTCCGGCTATCTCGCCGAGGTGCTGGTCATGGACAACGAGACGGTGAAGGTCGGGCAGCCGCTCGCCCGCATCGACGATCGCGACTTCAAGGCGGCCCTCGATCAGGCCAAGGCCGATGTCGCCGCGGCCGAAGCTACCGTCAACGCCAAGCAGGCTTCTCTCGATATCCAGCAGTCGACGATTGCCGCCGCCCGCGCGACCGTCGACGTCGACCGCGCCAATGAGACCTTTGCCGAGCAGAACAACAAGCGTTATTCGAACCTCGCCACCAGCGGTTATGCCCCGGTTCAGACGGCGCAGCAGGCCGCCGCGCAGATCGCTGCCGCCCAGGCCTCGATCGTGCGCGACAGCGCCTCGCTCGATGCCGCCGTCAAGCAGGTCGACCTGCTGAACGCCGAGCTTGCCCAAGCGAGAGCGGCCCTTGCGCGAAGCCAGGCCGTCCAGCACCAGGCCGAACTCAACCTCTCTTATGCGACGATCACCGCGCCCGTCGACGGCACCGTCGGCAACCGGACGCTACGCGTCGGCCAATATGTCCAGGCCGGCACTCAGCTGATGTCGGTCGTACCGACGACGGCTGCCTATGTCATCGCCAACTACAAGGAAACCCAGCTCACTGACGTCCAGGCCGGCCAGCCTGTCGATATCGAGGTCGATATGTTCCCGGGCCGCACCTATCACGGCCATGTCGACAGCCTCGCGCCGGCAAGCGGCCAGGAATTCGCGCTGCTGCCGCCTGACAACGCGACCGGCAACTTCACCAAGGTCGTCCAGCGCATTCCTGTGAAGATCGTGCTCGACGGTGACGCCGCCGCAAACGGCGACCTGCGCCCCGGCATGTCCGTACAGCCAAGCATCGATACCAAGAACGACCGCAGCTAG
- a CDS encoding DUF2934 domain-containing protein, with the protein MKKPARRKTSENTTDGAQPKTPPAADAGRRKMVRRAAKEIDRLSGGSPAASREEEIQRRAYSLWEKEGKPEGKHGHHWTLAEHELDAQQGEADNPPNLAALREASREHTDAFLVKTDLEDADQREASPGTREQD; encoded by the coding sequence ATGAAAAAACCAGCACGACGCAAGACAAGCGAAAATACGACTGACGGCGCCCAGCCGAAAACTCCACCTGCCGCGGACGCAGGCAGACGGAAGATGGTTCGGCGAGCCGCAAAGGAAATCGACAGGCTGAGCGGCGGATCGCCGGCAGCCAGCCGCGAGGAGGAGATCCAAAGAAGGGCCTATTCCCTGTGGGAGAAGGAAGGGAAGCCGGAAGGCAAGCACGGGCATCACTGGACCCTGGCCGAACATGAACTCGATGCGCAGCAGGGCGAAGCCGACAATCCTCCAAACCTCGCAGCATTGCGAGAGGCCTCGCGCGAACATACGGATGCATTCCTCGTCAAGACCGATCTCGAGGACGCCGATCAACGCGAAGCCTCCCCCGGCACACGCGAGCAGGATTGA
- a CDS encoding TetR/AcrR family transcriptional regulator, whose protein sequence is MVQNHEIEKKPRGRPQVRCDEDTRSVIIEAANRQFHENGYAAASIAAIAQEAGISTKTLYRLFPTKGDLFSEMITERTERFLLALDPGTLAVADLRQGLERMLMAYGMLTLSVDTITMTRLVISESDRFPEIANAFYEKAVVRTNTLMENWLHKQIDRGLIALDDPHAACGMLRGMMIMEPQRAAMLRQEPPPKIETIAARAKMCTDLFLKGCAL, encoded by the coding sequence ATGGTCCAAAATCACGAAATCGAGAAGAAGCCGCGAGGACGCCCGCAAGTCCGCTGCGACGAGGATACGAGAAGCGTGATCATCGAGGCGGCAAACAGGCAGTTCCACGAGAATGGCTATGCCGCGGCTAGCATCGCTGCGATCGCACAGGAGGCCGGCATTTCGACCAAGACGCTCTACCGCCTGTTTCCGACGAAAGGAGATCTCTTTTCAGAGATGATCACGGAGCGCACGGAGCGTTTTTTGTTGGCGCTTGACCCCGGCACACTCGCCGTGGCCGATCTCAGGCAAGGGTTGGAACGCATGCTGATGGCCTATGGCATGCTGACGCTTTCGGTCGATACGATCACCATGACCCGGCTGGTCATCAGCGAGTCTGATCGATTCCCCGAGATCGCCAACGCCTTCTACGAAAAGGCAGTCGTCAGGACCAATACACTGATGGAGAACTGGCTGCACAAGCAGATCGATCGTGGACTGATTGCCCTTGATGATCCGCATGCGGCCTGCGGCATGCTGCGCGGGATGATGATCATGGAGCCGCAGCGTGCCGCGATGCTGCGCCAGGAGCCGCCGCCGAAGATCGAAACGATTGCGGCGCGGGCGAAGATGTGCACCGATCTGTTCTTGAAGGGTTGCGCGCTCTGA
- a CDS encoding GntR family transcriptional regulator: MQQASEVEVLVVPTSREAGGRLRRITTAGAIYDRLYADIVSLRMPPGMLLQEKRIADDFGVSRTPVREALLRLSEGGLVDIYPQSGTVVSRVPVSAIPEAVVVRKALEGATVEAAALTATATDIARLDAIIARQQAHAATGNASSFHEEDEAFHEAITQISGYPGIWAILKTVKVQIDRARRLTLPVLGRTDNVVQEHMIIRDALAAHDAAAARSAMTHHLSAVIPDVDELRARYPDYFC; this comes from the coding sequence ATGCAGCAAGCATCAGAAGTCGAAGTTTTGGTCGTCCCGACGTCGCGGGAGGCCGGGGGCAGGCTGCGCCGTATCACCACGGCTGGCGCCATCTACGATCGCCTCTATGCCGACATCGTGTCGCTGCGGATGCCGCCCGGCATGCTGCTGCAGGAAAAGCGGATCGCCGATGATTTCGGCGTCAGTCGCACGCCGGTGCGCGAGGCGCTGCTCCGGCTTTCCGAAGGCGGACTGGTCGATATCTACCCGCAGTCGGGCACCGTCGTGTCGCGGGTGCCGGTCTCGGCAATCCCTGAGGCGGTCGTCGTGCGCAAGGCGCTCGAAGGCGCGACCGTCGAGGCTGCGGCTTTGACCGCGACGGCCACCGATATCGCCCGTCTCGACGCCATCATTGCCCGCCAGCAGGCCCATGCCGCGACCGGCAATGCCTCGAGCTTCCATGAGGAGGATGAGGCCTTCCATGAGGCGATCACGCAGATATCGGGTTATCCCGGCATCTGGGCAATCCTGAAAACGGTCAAGGTGCAGATCGACCGGGCGCGGCGCCTGACTTTGCCGGTGCTTGGGCGCACGGATAATGTCGTGCAGGAACACATGATCATCCGCGATGCGCTCGCCGCCCATGATGCGGCGGCTGCACGCAGCGCCATGACCCATCATCTGAGTGCCGTCATTCCCGATGTCGACGAATTGCGCGCGCGTTACCCCGATTATTTCTGCTGA
- a CDS encoding aldose 1-epimerase family protein yields MPISIRIGNQDLTVDVSSLGAEMQALTSSDGRSWLWTGDAAFWTGRSPILFPIVGKAPDDKIAIDGTVYPMAQHGFARRSEFVLAASTETMCRFELAASDATRAVYPFDFQLALVHAVEGRALTVTAEVTNRDQKAMPFGLGFHSAFAWPLPDAAGRDHIVMLDNKGEPALVRLEGGLINPAALPSPFAAGRLVLDHSMFEQDAMIFPDGAGEGLSYGAEGGPTMQFHFENLPNLALWTKPGAPFLCVEPWHGMAAEAGGSSELSKRPSTTILAPGAMASFAFTVKIPE; encoded by the coding sequence ATGCCAATCTCCATCCGGATCGGGAATCAGGATCTCACCGTCGATGTCTCCTCCCTCGGCGCCGAGATGCAGGCGCTCACGTCAAGCGACGGGCGCTCCTGGTTATGGACCGGCGATGCAGCCTTCTGGACCGGGCGGTCGCCGATCCTGTTTCCGATTGTCGGCAAGGCGCCGGATGACAAGATAGCGATCGACGGCACGGTCTATCCGATGGCCCAGCATGGCTTTGCCCGCCGCAGCGAATTCGTGCTTGCGGCCTCCACTGAGACGATGTGCCGGTTCGAACTGGCCGCCTCGGATGCGACGCGAGCGGTCTATCCTTTCGATTTTCAGCTGGCCTTGGTGCATGCGGTCGAAGGCCGCGCGTTGACTGTCACCGCCGAGGTTACCAATCGCGACCAGAAGGCGATGCCGTTCGGCCTCGGATTCCATTCGGCCTTCGCCTGGCCGCTGCCCGATGCTGCCGGGCGCGACCATATCGTCATGCTCGACAATAAAGGCGAGCCGGCGCTTGTGCGGCTGGAAGGCGGCCTCATCAATCCAGCGGCCCTGCCCTCGCCATTCGCTGCCGGCCGGCTGGTGCTGGATCATTCGATGTTCGAACAAGATGCAATGATTTTCCCTGATGGTGCGGGCGAAGGTTTGAGTTACGGCGCCGAAGGCGGGCCGACCATGCAATTCCATTTCGAAAACCTGCCCAACCTTGCGCTATGGACCAAGCCGGGCGCGCCCTTCCTCTGCGTCGAGCCCTGGCATGGAATGGCTGCGGAAGCCGGAGGTTCGAGCGAGCTGTCGAAGAGGCCGTCGACCACGATCCTGGCGCCGGGCGCGATGGCGAGCTTCGCCTTCACGGTCAAAATTCCGGAATAG